One segment of Sesamum indicum cultivar Zhongzhi No. 13 linkage group LG4, S_indicum_v1.0, whole genome shotgun sequence DNA contains the following:
- the LOC105159794 gene encoding FAD synthetase 1, chloroplastic — protein sequence MMISGHRISQQLREYNPCQLGICSFNGNKHCWLYYDKAPAGPPPPRRFPFCFRCTPSSKRFSRFQLLGTSSSCSSSSSPVANDNDDITGVSFVNNENCRQDTSAAPVLSGSLSPVENGWHPPSEGLSSVAGGVVALGKFDALHIGHRELVIQAAKIGVPFLLSFVGMAEILGWEPRAPIVPKCDRKRILSLWAPLCGNVVPKEFHVEFSKVRHLTPKQFVEKLSEELGVRGVVAGQNYRFGYKAAGDVSDLMRLCEEYGMKACIINSVMDKNQEFVTTASSNSKEQGQVSSTRVRYALANGDMKYVSELLGRHHRLILMVKDKKEKFFRDRKRLSASRSCLLNLPPREGLYRNCSLVIGDENVVPCRVTIDTTDIHLEWDELDPHINLTAQNLELLGIDFGDSDV from the exons ATGATGATCAGTGGCCATCGCATTTCACAGCAGTTGCGAGAGTACAACCCTTGCCAATTAGGGATTTGCAGTTTCAACGGCAACAAGcattgttggttatattacGATAAAGCTCCAGCCGGGCCGCCGCCGCCTCGTAGATTCCCTTTCTGTTTTAGGTGCACACCTTCCTCGAAAAGGTTCTCGAGATTCCAGTTATTGGGCACCAGTTCTTCGtgttcatcttcttcttcgcCTGTTGCCAATGATAACGACGACATAACTGGAGTCTCATTCGTTAATAACGAAAATTGCCGGCAAGACACCTCTGCGGCTCCTGTTCTCTCGGGGTCTTtgag CCCAGTTGAAAATGGTTGGCATCCTCCATCTGAAGGACTGTCCTCGGTGGCAG GAGGGGTAGTAGCACTGGGAAAGTTTGATGCCCTTCACATTGGTCATCGGGAACTTGTAATCCAAGCAGCAAAGATAGGAGTTCCATTTCTGTTATCTTTTGTCGGTATGGCAGAGATACTTGGGTGGGAACCTAG GGCTCCTATAGTTCCTAAATGTGATCGGAAGCGGATCCTCTCCTTATGGGCTCCATTGTGTGGTAATGTTGTACCTAAGGAATTCCATGTTGAGTTTTCAAAAGTTCGACATCTCACTCCTAAGCAATTTGTTGAGAAGTTGTCAGAGGAGCTTGGAGTTCGTGGTGTTGTGGCAG GTCAAAACTACAGGTTTGGATATAAAGCTGCTGGTGATGTATCTGATCTGATGCGACTGTGCGAAGAGTATGGCATGAAGGCTTGTATAATAAATTCTGTCATGGATAAGAACCAAGAGTTTGTAACCACAGCTTCTAGCAATTCAAAGGAGCAAGGGCAAGTATCATCAACTCGTGTTCGTTATGCACTTGCCAATGGAGACATGAAATATGTGTCAGAGCTGTTGGGACGCCACCATCGCCTGATACTAATGGTTAAggacaagaaagaaaagtttttTAGAGATAGAAAAAGGCTATCAGCTTCGAGGTCTTGTTTGTTGAATCTTCCACCGAGAGAAGGTCTCTATAGAAATTGTTCTCTCGTGATTGGTGACGAGAATGTGGTACCGTGCAGAGTCACTATCGATACGACGGATATTCATTTGGAATGGGATGAATTAGATCCTCATATAAATCTTACTGCTCAAAACTTAGAGTTATTGGGTATCGACTTCGGTGACTCCGATGTTTAA